In Halopelagius inordinatus, a single genomic region encodes these proteins:
- a CDS encoding asparaginase, producing the protein MPKRRTFLKLTGAVGGGGLLADSSVAKTTEEVLSRTETPSVEEQPEVRVIGTGGTIASTEGAADDGGYDLSERAEAIVGSVPVLDEFVDISYEQVAQKGSSSLLVEDYVNVAKAARQAERDGADGVVVTHGTDAIEEDAYFNDLVLDLDIPVAFVGAQRAADAVSADGPSNLVTAARLITRREFHLKDEPSGVYVVLNETVHAARDVTKTHTTKLETFDSGPAGPIAVFTDNQLVLYRDPGSYSADLSDSDLDAMSDLTVPIATTGAGADAYLIEQAVAGKYDVDGIVIQATGWWGGIAPEMDDATEAALEKGIPVARSTRVHWGPMNPGYDPEPDSIVVMADLPAWKARLHVIAALPTTDGLGDTETQEAIRDTIKEGGQYGKGTVAPSTL; encoded by the coding sequence ATGCCGAAAAGGCGAACGTTTCTCAAGCTGACCGGCGCGGTCGGCGGGGGTGGACTGCTGGCGGATTCGAGCGTCGCGAAAACCACCGAGGAGGTTCTCAGCCGGACGGAGACGCCGAGCGTAGAGGAGCAACCGGAGGTGAGAGTGATCGGCACCGGCGGTACCATCGCGAGCACGGAAGGTGCGGCCGACGACGGCGGTTACGACCTCTCGGAACGGGCCGAAGCGATCGTCGGATCGGTTCCGGTTCTGGACGAGTTCGTCGACATCTCCTACGAGCAGGTCGCACAGAAAGGGAGTTCGAGCCTCCTCGTCGAGGACTACGTCAACGTCGCCAAAGCGGCCAGACAGGCCGAACGCGACGGGGCCGACGGCGTGGTCGTCACCCACGGGACCGACGCGATAGAGGAGGACGCCTACTTCAACGACCTCGTTTTGGATCTCGACATCCCGGTCGCGTTCGTCGGGGCACAGCGCGCCGCCGACGCCGTGAGCGCCGATGGTCCGTCGAACCTCGTCACCGCGGCGCGGTTGATAACGCGCCGAGAGTTCCACTTGAAGGACGAGCCAAGCGGCGTGTACGTGGTGTTGAACGAGACAGTCCACGCGGCGCGCGACGTGACGAAGACCCACACGACGAAGCTTGAGACGTTCGACTCTGGACCGGCGGGACCGATTGCGGTCTTCACCGACAACCAACTCGTTCTCTACCGGGACCCCGGAAGCTACTCGGCTGACCTCTCAGACAGCGACCTGGACGCGATGTCGGACCTAACCGTTCCCATCGCCACCACCGGTGCCGGGGCGGACGCCTACCTGATCGAACAGGCCGTCGCGGGGAAGTACGACGTCGACGGAATCGTCATCCAGGCCACGGGCTGGTGGGGTGGAATCGCACCGGAGATGGACGACGCGACGGAGGCGGCGCTCGAGAAGGGCATTCCGGTCGCTCGGAGCACGCGCGTTCACTGGGGGCCGATGAACCCGGGGTACGACCCCGAACCGGATTCGATCGTCGTCATGGCAGACCTGCCGGCGTGGAAAGCCCGCCTCCACGTGATTGCGGCCCTCCCGACGACCGACGGCTTGGGAGATACGGAGACCCAAGAGGCGATTCGAGACACGATAAAAGAGGGCGGCCAGTACGGGAAAGGTACCGTCGCGCCGTCGACGCTCTGA
- a CDS encoding HalOD1 output domain-containing protein yields MNSPTDNYYHRTSVTVVERVADCLDADPLNIEPLSNVIDPDVLDAFADAGAVGADSELRFRYLGCDIVVYGDGRIRLEEADAPSDSEN; encoded by the coding sequence ATGAACTCCCCGACAGACAACTATTATCACCGTACTTCTGTTACCGTGGTCGAGCGAGTGGCGGACTGTCTGGACGCGGACCCCTTGAATATCGAACCTCTCTCGAACGTTATCGACCCCGACGTACTGGACGCGTTCGCGGACGCCGGTGCGGTGGGTGCGGACTCGGAACTTCGCTTCCGCTATCTCGGGTGTGACATCGTCGTCTACGGCGACGGACGAATACGCCTCGAGGAGGCGGACGCCCCGAGCGATTCGGAGAACTGA
- a CDS encoding TrmB family transcriptional regulator translates to MVSKAEITESLTELGLTEYEARCYVALTQLSRGTAKEVSQISDVPQSRVYDVTERLHKQGLIDIQESEPRAFIAMPPSVALKRLRQEYDEHIEKAGQKLAELQSRETDDEGVWKIATEADVALRAQMLIEEAAEEVYLSVGDGTLLGDELLDELADACGRGVSVFVEVPSESAADRVETRVSDARVVDSRAPFPADQSDGSGPGRLLLVDREAVLLSELREGLVPEARAESGMWGRSVGHGLVAWLRPFLVSRIETLGFDDEDAS, encoded by the coding sequence ATGGTATCGAAGGCTGAGATTACAGAGTCCCTGACCGAGTTGGGTCTCACCGAGTACGAGGCTCGGTGCTACGTGGCCCTGACTCAACTCTCCCGCGGGACCGCAAAGGAAGTAAGCCAGATATCGGACGTCCCCCAGTCTCGGGTGTACGACGTGACCGAACGGTTGCACAAACAGGGACTCATCGATATCCAAGAGTCCGAACCGAGAGCGTTCATCGCGATGCCGCCTTCGGTCGCACTGAAGCGACTCCGACAGGAGTACGACGAACACATCGAGAAGGCGGGCCAAAAGCTGGCGGAACTCCAGTCCAGAGAGACGGACGACGAGGGCGTCTGGAAGATAGCGACCGAAGCGGACGTCGCCCTCCGCGCGCAGATGCTGATCGAAGAGGCCGCAGAGGAGGTGTATCTGTCCGTCGGGGACGGAACTCTCCTCGGCGACGAACTCCTCGACGAACTCGCGGACGCCTGTGGCCGCGGCGTCTCCGTGTTCGTGGAAGTCCCCTCCGAATCCGCCGCCGACCGAGTCGAAACGAGAGTCTCTGACGCGCGGGTTGTCGACTCCCGGGCGCCGTTCCCCGCGGATCAGTCCGACGGTTCGGGGCCCGGTCGGTTGCTGTTGGTCGACCGAGAGGCGGTCCTGTTGAGCGAACTGAGAGAGGGACTGGTTCCCGAAGCCAGAGCGGAGTCCGGCATGTGGGGACGGAGCGTCGGCCACGGACTCGTCGCGTGGTTGCGACCGTTCCTCGTCTCTCGCATCGAAACCCTCGGGTTCGACGACGAGGACGCGTCATAA
- a CDS encoding CBS domain-containing protein, producing MDITNIATPDFVEVDAGKRLGKIRSIFDREKPRGIIVTEDGAYAGVIGEKQLVRSRMEDDTKASAVMTSAPRLDRHEDVREAARMLVEGDTKIAPVYEGEKLYGIVTGDDILEAVLESLDAITVEDIYTEDVVSVGEKAHVGQAINRLREHGVSRLPVVDERGDLEGILTTHDIIDFVVRDDRRQGRGDRRGDLDRMLDLPVYDLMSAPVITAQPGELVRDVVSRMFESEISGLVVTPTDTENEVSGIVTKTDVLRALTFTEEQQMDVQITNIDLLEALTREDIVADITSVVDKYQKMQVHHAHVRFHEHKEKLRGTPLIQCQIRLRTSHGQLAGSGEGYGSEHAFHVALDKLERNVLEKKGVNADEKYRGQLVRKLGDL from the coding sequence ATGGATATTACTAATATCGCCACTCCCGATTTCGTGGAAGTCGACGCCGGAAAACGGCTCGGCAAGATTCGTTCGATCTTCGACCGCGAGAAACCGCGGGGTATCATCGTGACGGAAGACGGAGCGTACGCGGGGGTCATCGGCGAGAAGCAACTCGTTCGCTCGCGGATGGAAGACGACACGAAGGCGTCGGCGGTGATGACGTCCGCACCGCGTCTCGACCGCCACGAGGACGTCCGCGAAGCGGCGCGGATGCTCGTCGAGGGCGACACGAAGATTGCCCCGGTGTACGAGGGTGAGAAACTGTACGGAATCGTCACCGGCGACGACATCCTCGAAGCCGTCTTAGAGAGTCTCGACGCCATCACCGTCGAGGACATCTACACCGAAGACGTGGTGAGCGTCGGCGAGAAAGCCCACGTCGGACAGGCCATAAACCGCCTCCGAGAACACGGCGTCTCTCGGCTTCCGGTCGTCGACGAACGCGGTGACCTCGAAGGCATCCTGACGACGCACGACATCATCGACTTCGTCGTACGCGACGACAGGCGACAGGGGCGCGGTGACCGACGGGGCGACTTAGACCGGATGCTCGACCTGCCGGTGTACGACCTGATGAGCGCACCCGTCATCACCGCGCAACCGGGCGAACTGGTCCGCGACGTGGTCTCCCGGATGTTCGAAAGCGAGATCTCGGGACTCGTCGTGACGCCGACGGACACCGAGAACGAAGTCTCGGGCATCGTCACGAAGACGGACGTGCTCAGAGCGCTCACCTTCACCGAGGAACAACAGATGGACGTTCAGATAACGAACATCGACCTCTTGGAGGCTCTGACGCGCGAGGACATCGTCGCGGACATCACGAGCGTCGTGGACAAATACCAGAAGATGCAGGTCCACCACGCTCACGTCCGCTTCCACGAACACAAAGAGAAACTCCGCGGTACGCCCCTCATCCAGTGCCAGATTCGCCTCCGCACGAGTCACGGCCAACTGGCGGGGAGTGGCGAAGGATACGGCTCCGAACACGCCTTCCACGTCGCACTCGACAAACTCGAACGGAACGTCCTCGAGAAGAAAGGCGTCAACGCCGACGAGAAATACCGCGGCCAACTCGTCCGCAAACTCGGCGACCTCTGA
- the radB gene encoding DNA repair and recombination protein RadB: MSEALTTGCRELDDLLGGGFERGTVTQVYGAPAAGKTNVALSAAVRAAAAGGTVVYIDTEGLSIDRFRQLAEHAAGDDQSVEEVTSRLIISEAHDFEEQEEAVRDTAEFAEQADLVVLDSATGFYRLERTAEGDGGESLRRVARQVTHLLSLARKHDLAVVVTNQVFTDPDTDRAKALGGHTLEHWTGAVVRLDRFRGGNRRATLEKHRAKPAGETVTFRITDAGLEMAEV, translated from the coding sequence GTGTCCGAAGCACTCACCACCGGGTGTCGCGAACTGGACGACCTGCTCGGGGGCGGGTTCGAACGCGGCACCGTCACGCAGGTGTACGGGGCGCCTGCCGCGGGGAAGACGAACGTCGCGCTCTCGGCGGCCGTGCGCGCGGCGGCCGCGGGGGGGACCGTCGTCTACATCGACACCGAGGGCCTGTCGATAGACCGCTTCCGTCAACTCGCGGAACACGCCGCCGGAGACGACCAGTCCGTAGAGGAGGTCACCTCCCGACTCATCATCTCCGAGGCGCACGACTTCGAAGAACAAGAGGAGGCCGTCCGCGACACCGCCGAGTTCGCAGAGCAGGCGGACTTGGTCGTCCTCGACAGTGCGACCGGCTTCTACCGCCTCGAACGCACCGCCGAGGGCGACGGCGGCGAGTCGCTTCGTCGAGTCGCCCGACAGGTGACGCATCTGCTCTCTCTCGCGCGGAAACACGACCTCGCGGTGGTCGTCACGAATCAGGTGTTCACCGACCCCGACACCGACCGAGCGAAAGCGCTCGGCGGCCACACCCTCGAACACTGGACGGGGGCCGTCGTCCGCCTCGACCGCTTCCGCGGCGGGAACCGGCGCGCCACCTTGGAGAAACACCGCGCGAAACCCGCCGGAGAGACCGTCACGTTCAGAATCACCGACGCCGGACTGGAGATGGCGGAGGTCTGA
- the larC gene encoding nickel pincer cofactor biosynthesis protein LarC: MRTLAFDGRMGASGDMILGSLLAAGADRSVLSVVEEALDVRYNVGVAEKNGIAATNVRVLVDGSEEGDDHTHNDGDAHGHTHDGDDAHDHHHHGDDSHDHTHDDSDAHGHHRHGDDSHDHDHGEETPAEGHGPHRSYADVVELVESMDLPSGVESDAKAVFRILGEAEASVHGTEIDETHFHEVGADDAIADVVGACLLVSDLGVERVVTTPVAAGGGETTMSHGTYPVPAPAVVEVAERADWAMKGGPVEAELLTPTGAAILAHFAESVDSLPPLTVDSSGYGAGGWEFPDHPNVLRALVGDGSGRLARDEITVLETNVDDATPELLGGLQESLTEAGARDVTVLPATMKKSRPGHLVKVVVRPEDAERVAHRLAVETGTLGIREHGAGHRWVAAREFRTATLDIDGDAHDVAVKVASDETGEAYDYSPEYDDALAVARETGLPVREVMRRAESAVRD; the protein is encoded by the coding sequence ATGCGTACACTCGCGTTCGACGGGCGGATGGGTGCGAGCGGTGACATGATTCTTGGCTCTCTGCTCGCCGCCGGTGCCGACCGGTCCGTCCTCTCTGTGGTCGAGGAGGCACTCGACGTTCGGTACAACGTCGGCGTCGCCGAGAAGAACGGCATCGCCGCCACGAACGTCCGCGTCCTCGTCGACGGTAGCGAGGAGGGAGACGACCACACCCACAACGACGGGGACGCTCACGGTCACACTCACGACGGTGATGACGCCCACGATCACCACCATCACGGCGACGACTCCCACGATCACACTCACGACGATAGCGACGCTCACGGTCACCACCGTCACGGCGACGACTCCCACGACCACGACCACGGCGAAGAGACGCCCGCGGAGGGGCACGGCCCGCACCGTTCCTACGCCGACGTCGTCGAACTCGTCGAGTCGATGGACCTGCCTTCGGGCGTCGAGTCGGACGCGAAGGCGGTGTTCCGAATCTTGGGCGAGGCGGAGGCGTCGGTCCACGGCACGGAGATAGACGAGACGCACTTTCACGAAGTCGGCGCGGACGACGCCATCGCCGACGTGGTCGGCGCGTGCCTTCTCGTCTCCGACCTCGGCGTCGAACGCGTGGTGACGACGCCCGTCGCGGCCGGAGGCGGCGAGACGACGATGAGTCACGGAACGTACCCCGTGCCCGCGCCCGCGGTGGTCGAAGTCGCCGAACGCGCCGACTGGGCGATGAAAGGCGGCCCCGTGGAGGCGGAACTGCTCACGCCGACGGGCGCGGCCATCCTCGCGCACTTCGCCGAGAGCGTCGATTCGTTGCCGCCCCTCACCGTCGATTCCTCGGGGTACGGCGCGGGCGGGTGGGAGTTCCCGGACCACCCGAACGTCCTCCGGGCCCTCGTCGGCGACGGTTCCGGACGCCTCGCGCGCGACGAGATAACCGTCTTAGAGACCAACGTCGACGACGCGACGCCGGAACTCCTCGGCGGTCTGCAGGAGTCGCTGACGGAGGCGGGCGCGCGGGACGTGACCGTCCTGCCCGCGACGATGAAAAAGTCCCGTCCCGGCCACCTCGTGAAAGTCGTCGTCCGACCGGAGGACGCAGAACGCGTCGCGCACCGACTCGCCGTCGAGACGGGGACGTTGGGAATCCGCGAACACGGGGCCGGACACCGGTGGGTCGCCGCCCGCGAGTTCCGGACGGCGACGCTCGATATCGACGGCGACGCGCACGACGTGGCGGTGAAAGTCGCCTCCGACGAGACGGGCGAAGCGTACGATTACAGCCCCGAGTACGACGACGCCCTCGCAGTCGCCCGCGAGACTGGCCTCCCGGTCCGAGAGGTCATGCGCCGCGCCGAGTCCGCCGTCCGCGACTAG
- a CDS encoding CDC48 family AAA ATPase has protein sequence MNEVQLEVAKAYPNDSGRGIARLDPDTLLHLKLSPGDIIEIEGGETTAAKVWRADRQDWNTDTVRIDGFTRQNADVGIGERVTIRKAEAKKAEKLVLAPPEEASVQFGSDAAGMVKRQILKRPVVERDIVPVMSSTNHPFMRSPGQAIPLIAVETDPEGVCLVTEDTEVELREEPISGFEKTGGGITYEDIGGLQNEIQRVREMVELPMKHPQIFKKLGIEPPQGVLLHGPPGTGKTLLAKAVANETSASFFSIAGPEIISKYYGESEQQLREIFEDAKEESPSIIFIDELDSIAPKREDVTGEVERRVVAQLLTMMDGLETRGQVIVIAATNRVDSVDPALRRPGRFDREIEIGVPDETGRKEVLQIHTRGMPLSDDVSLDHLADETHGFVGADIEALTKEAAMKALRRYLPEIDLDEEDIPPSLIDRMIVKRQDFEGALNEVEPSAMREVLVELPKITWDDVGGLEDPKQKVKESVEWPLTSRGKFERMGIDPPKGVLLYGPPGTGKTLIAKAVANETNANFISVRGPQLLSKWVGESEKAIRQTFRKARQVSPTIIFFDELDSLAPSRGNDMGNNVSERVVNQLLTELDGLEENGDVMVIGATNRPDMIDPALIRSGRFDRLVLIGEPEEEGREQILKIHTRESPLAPDVSLREIAEITDGYVGSDLESIAREAAIEALREDDDAVEIEMRHFRKAMESVRPTITEDLMNYYEQMQDQFKGGGSDQLGERRDGRIGFQ, from the coding sequence ATGAACGAAGTTCAACTAGAAGTGGCGAAGGCGTACCCGAACGACTCGGGCCGCGGTATCGCCCGTCTTGACCCAGACACGCTGCTCCATCTGAAGCTCTCACCGGGCGACATCATCGAGATAGAAGGCGGTGAGACCACCGCGGCGAAGGTGTGGCGCGCAGACCGGCAAGACTGGAACACCGATACGGTTCGCATCGACGGATTCACCCGTCAGAACGCCGACGTCGGCATCGGCGAACGGGTAACCATCCGAAAGGCCGAAGCGAAGAAAGCGGAGAAACTCGTGTTGGCCCCGCCCGAGGAGGCGAGCGTCCAGTTCGGTTCCGACGCCGCCGGGATGGTCAAGCGACAGATTCTGAAACGACCCGTCGTCGAACGCGACATCGTCCCGGTGATGTCCTCGACGAACCACCCGTTCATGCGGTCGCCCGGACAGGCGATTCCGCTCATCGCCGTCGAAACCGACCCCGAGGGCGTCTGTCTCGTCACCGAGGACACCGAGGTGGAACTCCGCGAGGAACCCATCTCCGGATTCGAGAAGACGGGCGGCGGAATCACCTACGAGGACATCGGCGGCCTGCAAAACGAGATTCAGCGCGTCCGGGAGATGGTCGAACTCCCGATGAAGCACCCCCAGATATTCAAGAAACTCGGCATCGAACCGCCGCAGGGTGTGCTTCTCCACGGCCCGCCGGGGACGGGGAAGACGCTTCTGGCGAAGGCCGTCGCGAACGAAACCTCTGCGAGTTTCTTCTCTATCGCGGGTCCCGAGATCATCTCGAAGTACTACGGCGAGTCCGAACAGCAGCTCCGCGAGATATTCGAGGACGCAAAAGAGGAGTCTCCCTCTATCATCTTCATCGACGAACTGGACTCCATCGCGCCCAAGCGCGAAGACGTGACCGGCGAGGTGGAACGCCGCGTCGTCGCCCAACTCCTGACGATGATGGACGGGTTGGAGACGCGCGGGCAGGTCATCGTCATCGCGGCGACGAACCGCGTCGACTCCGTCGACCCGGCGCTTCGCCGCCCCGGCCGGTTCGACCGCGAAATCGAAATCGGCGTCCCCGACGAGACGGGGCGCAAAGAGGTCCTGCAGATTCACACCCGCGGGATGCCCCTCTCCGACGACGTCTCTCTGGACCACCTCGCCGACGAGACGCACGGCTTCGTCGGCGCGGACATCGAAGCCCTGACGAAAGAGGCCGCGATGAAGGCGCTCCGGCGCTACCTCCCCGAGATAGACTTAGACGAAGAGGACATCCCGCCGAGCCTCATCGACCGGATGATAGTGAAGCGACAGGACTTCGAGGGCGCACTCAACGAGGTGGAACCCTCGGCGATGCGCGAAGTCCTCGTCGAACTCCCGAAGATAACGTGGGACGACGTCGGCGGACTCGAAGACCCGAAACAGAAGGTCAAAGAGAGCGTCGAGTGGCCTCTCACGTCTCGCGGTAAGTTCGAGCGTATGGGCATCGACCCGCCGAAAGGCGTCCTGTTGTACGGGCCGCCCGGGACGGGGAAGACGCTCATCGCGAAAGCCGTCGCCAACGAGACGAACGCGAACTTCATCTCGGTGCGCGGCCCGCAACTGCTGTCGAAGTGGGTCGGCGAGTCCGAGAAGGCCATCCGCCAGACGTTCCGGAAGGCCCGGCAGGTGTCGCCGACGATAATCTTCTTCGACGAACTCGACAGCCTCGCGCCCAGTCGGGGCAACGACATGGGCAACAACGTCTCCGAACGCGTCGTCAACCAACTCCTGACCGAACTCGACGGACTCGAAGAGAACGGCGACGTGATGGTCATCGGCGCGACGAACCGACCGGACATGATAGACCCCGCGCTCATCCGCTCGGGTCGCTTCGACCGGTTGGTGCTCATCGGCGAACCCGAAGAGGAGGGCCGCGAGCAGATTCTCAAGATTCACACCCGAGAGAGTCCGCTCGCGCCCGACGTGAGCCTGCGCGAGATAGCCGAGATAACCGACGGCTACGTCGGGTCGGACCTCGAATCCATCGCCCGGGAGGCGGCCATAGAGGCCCTCCGCGAGGACGACGACGCGGTGGAGATAGAGATGCGGCACTTCCGGAAGGCGATGGAGTCCGTGCGCCCGACCATCACCGAGGACCTGATGAACTACTACGAGCAGATGCAAGACCAGTTCAAAGGCGGCGGCAGCGACCAACTCGGCGAACGCCGGGACGGTCGTATCGGCTTCCAATAA
- the phoU gene encoding phosphate signaling complex protein PhoU, producing the protein MPRQGYQASLQSLRDDVLYLSEIVADRLRMGLRALEQKDNELAQEVIDGDDEVNRLYLDLEQDCIDLIALQQPVASDLRFIAASFKIITDLERIGDLAVNLADYTLSADRDLFPEVNVQQLGEVTMEMLDAAMEAYADEETELCYEVAERDDELDSMCEVASEIVVRDLIESDPFSDDNLDSEDYMEDVSRLLLTIRDLERVGDHAVNIAARSLYMIEDDDELLY; encoded by the coding sequence ATGCCGCGACAAGGATATCAGGCGTCCCTCCAGTCTCTCCGCGACGACGTTCTCTACTTGAGCGAAATCGTCGCGGACCGCCTCCGGATGGGACTCCGCGCGTTAGAACAGAAGGACAACGAGTTGGCACAAGAGGTCATAGACGGCGACGACGAGGTGAACCGTCTGTATCTCGACCTCGAACAGGACTGCATCGACCTCATCGCACTCCAGCAACCGGTCGCCTCCGACCTCCGGTTTATCGCCGCGTCGTTCAAGATCATCACCGACCTCGAACGCATCGGCGACCTCGCGGTCAACCTCGCGGACTACACGCTCTCTGCGGACCGCGACCTGTTCCCCGAGGTCAACGTCCAGCAGTTGGGTGAGGTGACGATGGAGATGTTGGACGCCGCGATGGAGGCGTACGCCGACGAGGAGACCGAACTCTGCTACGAGGTGGCCGAACGCGACGACGAGTTGGACTCGATGTGCGAGGTCGCGAGCGAAATCGTCGTCCGTGACCTCATCGAGTCGGACCCCTTCTCCGACGACAACCTCGACTCCGAGGACTACATGGAGGACGTCTCCAGACTCCTCCTCACTATCCGCGACCTCGAACGGGTCGGCGACCACGCGGTCAACATCGCCGCGCGGTCTCTGTACATGATCGAAGACGACGACGAACTCTTGTACTAG
- the pstB gene encoding phosphate ABC transporter ATP-binding protein PstB: MSQEDTETDFGSRGEDDPTNDDMLVETDISDSVGSSQSTTRRDTIVRAEDINVWYDNDQALNDITMEIPENSVTAMVGPSGCGKSTFLRCINRMNDLIDSARVEGTLSLRGKNVYDADVDPVALRRRVGMVFQKPNPFPKSIYDNVVYGLEIQDKGGDYDQIVEESLKRAALWDEVNGRLDESGLELSGGQQQRLCIARAIAPDPEVLLMDEPASALDPVATSQIEDLIEELAEDYTVIIVTHNMQQAARISDQTAVFLTGGELVEFDDTQKIFENPESQRVEDYITGKFG, from the coding sequence ATGAGCCAGGAAGACACAGAGACGGACTTCGGTTCGAGGGGTGAAGACGACCCGACGAACGACGACATGCTCGTCGAGACCGACATAAGCGACAGCGTCGGTTCGAGCCAATCGACGACGCGTCGAGACACCATCGTCCGCGCGGAGGATATCAACGTCTGGTACGACAACGATCAGGCGCTGAACGATATCACGATGGAGATTCCCGAAAACAGCGTCACCGCGATGGTCGGTCCGTCGGGCTGTGGGAAATCGACGTTCCTCCGGTGTATCAACCGGATGAACGACCTCATAGACAGCGCTCGCGTCGAAGGGACGCTCTCTCTCCGCGGGAAGAACGTCTACGACGCCGATGTCGATCCGGTGGCGCTTCGCCGCCGGGTCGGGATGGTGTTCCAGAAGCCGAACCCGTTCCCGAAATCCATCTACGACAACGTCGTCTACGGCCTCGAAATACAGGACAAAGGCGGCGACTACGACCAGATCGTCGAGGAATCGCTGAAGCGCGCGGCGCTTTGGGACGAGGTGAACGGCCGCTTAGACGAGTCGGGTCTCGAACTCTCGGGCGGGCAACAACAGCGTCTCTGCATCGCGCGCGCCATCGCCCCGGACCCGGAAGTCCTCCTGATGGACGAACCCGCCTCCGCGCTCGACCCCGTCGCGACCTCCCAGATAGAGGACCTCATCGAGGAACTCGCAGAGGACTACACCGTCATCATCGTCACCCACAACATGCAACAGGCCGCGCGAATCTCCGACCAGACGGCCGTCTTCCTGACCGGCGGCGAACTCGTGGAGTTCGACGACACGCAGAAGATATTCGAGAACCCCGAGAGCCAACGCGTCGAAGACTACATCACCGGCAAGTTCGGGTAA